In Coraliomargarita parva, the genomic stretch GACAAAAAGACCTTTCAAACCGAGCTGTCGCGCTGGAATGAGCGGATGACGCAATTGCACAAGGATGCCGGGATTGAGGCCTCCACCACCGCTGAATTAGTGAAGGATGAGCGTCTCTACCAGATGATGCTGCAGGACACCACGCGATTCAGCGAAATGGCCGAGACCATGTCCCTGCGTGACCTGAACCGCTATCAATTTCGCCGGAATCGCCCCGACGGAGAGGTGCCGGTGCAGCGTGCCGGAGCCGGCGGCGAGGAGTAGTCGGTACCCCGTCCCATGCTTGCGTCTTTCGCCTTTGGGGCTTTACTTTCGCCATGACCTTCAGGCCCACAGCGTTCCAGCGTGTCGTCCTCTATCTCCTCTTGCTCGGCTGCCTGTCCTGGTTGCTGTTCATGACCTGCTTCAAGGAGTACTGGGGCTTCTGGCAGAGCCCGGCAACCTACAGCCTCCTGAAGAAGGAGTATCCCGGGTGGTTCCGGGACTACATCGCGCATTATTACCGGCCGGTAGAGGTCGGCAGCTTTGCCTATTGTGCCTGCTGGCTGGTGGTGGAATCGCGGGCATTCTTACGTGCGGCACGTGAGTCACGGAGGGTCGGTCTGCGTGGGTTCTCGATTCTCTCAATTGTTCTTTGTGTCGGATTAATACTGGGGATCCGGTCCGCAAACAATCTGATCGGCTGGCTGGACCGCGGTGAACTGCACGGATCGACCTATATGCAAGTCCGTGAATGAGTTATAAAAGATTTTTTTTTCTTTCAAGCGGCACACAATGCGCTAGGACATCTAATCGATGAAGCAACTACGCCTCTTCCTACTACTTCTACTACCATTCCTGCCAATCACCCTTCCGAGCCTCCATGCGGCCGGCGGCGGTGACCATGCATCGGATATCGTGTTTCCGTTGGAGCTCGATGCCTACACGCATCTGGAGGAGGAACGGGCCCAAGAATTGGGCATTGCGCATGAAGACCTCGGCTTGATCGAGACCTTGAAAGTCCGGGCCAAAGCCGAGCCGATGAACATCATCGCCACGCTGCTCTTCTTTGGCGCGATCCTGCATACCTTTGCCGCCGGGCCGATCCTGAAAAAGGCACATCAAATCGAACACGAGCACAACGAGCGCATCAAGGCGATGAACTACAAGTTCGTCGGAAACAAGGATCCGGTCAGTTTTAAAGCCACCATGTTTCACTTCCTGGGAGAGGTTGAAGCGGTTTTTGGCATATGGGTATTCCCGTTGTTGGTCTGCATTACGCTCATTCATGGATGGGATTTTACCACGCACTATATCGATACCCGCAACTACACGGAACCGGTTTTCGTCGTGATTATCATGGCGATCGCTTCCTCCCGTCCGGTTGTGCTGTTCGCTGAGCGGGCCTTGAGCGCGGTGGCCAGCATCGGCAAGCGCACCCCGGCGGCCTGGTGGCTTTCGATCCTGATCATTGCTCCGCTCTTGGGCTCGTTTATTACAGAGCCGGCGGCAATGACGATTGCGGCCCTTTTGCTCGGCCACCAATTCTATCAATACAACCCGACGCCGACTTTCAAATACGCCACCCTCGGTTTGTTATTCGTCAACGTTTCCGTCGGGGGCACCTTGACGCACTTTGCTGCGCCGCCCGTGCTGATGGTCGCAGGTGAGTGGGGGTGGAATATGCCCTACATGCTGGAACACTTTGGCTGGCGCGCGGCCCTTGGTATTGTCATCGCGACTTTGGTTTACTTCTTTGTGTTTCGTAAGAATTTTGCGAGTCTCACGGCGAAGGCTTCGGAAATGGCGGCAGAAGGGACGGAAGAGAAAGAAGAACCGGCACCGTTTTGGATCATTGCGGTTCACCTTGTTTTTCTCGCTTGGACGGTCTTTACGCTGCACCATCCGGCCCTGTTTATCGGTTCCTTCCTCTGCTTTATCGCATTCACGATTGCGACGGATCACCATCAGTATGCGATTAACCTGAAGGGGCCGCTTCTAGTCGGCTTCTTCCTCGCCGGCTTGGTGACCCATGGGGGGCTTCAGGGGTGGTGGATTGCTCCGGTGCTCTCGGCACTCGGAGAGGTGCCGCTTTTCCTCGGGGCCACCTGCTTGACTGCATTTAACGACAATGCGGCGATTACCTTCCTTGCCTCGCAGGTGCCGGCATTCGACCAGCACCTGGCGGCCGACACCGCACATGCGCTTGCGCTTCAATATGCGGTTGTGGCTGGTGCTGTGACCGGTGGTGGTTTGACCGTGATCGCGAACGCGCCGAATCCGGCCGGTCAAAGTATCCTCAGCAAGTATTTCGATGGCGGGGTTTCGCCTCTTAAGCTGTTGCTCAGCGCATTGTTCCCGACGCTTGTTATGATCGTAGTCTTCATGCTCTTGCCGCACCTTCGGTAGTAGTCGACCCGCTTAAGCCGGTCGACCGAAGGTGTAAAACGATCCCGCACTCCCGATCCGGACCGCAGGACTGAAGCGGTATTACCAACTTCGTGATGGCGCCACCCGTAGCGTCTGGTAGCGGCTGGAATCGATTTCCTGCACGAAGCGGCTCGGATTCAGACGCATGACGTTATTGCCCTGCTGGTTCAGCATCGGGTAGCTCAGATAGAGTTCCTCCATCGCGCGGGTGGCGGCGACGTAGAACAGTCGTCGCTCCTCTTCGATGTCGCCGTCGT encodes the following:
- a CDS encoding putative Na+/H+ antiporter, yielding MKQLRLFLLLLLPFLPITLPSLHAAGGGDHASDIVFPLELDAYTHLEEERAQELGIAHEDLGLIETLKVRAKAEPMNIIATLLFFGAILHTFAAGPILKKAHQIEHEHNERIKAMNYKFVGNKDPVSFKATMFHFLGEVEAVFGIWVFPLLVCITLIHGWDFTTHYIDTRNYTEPVFVVIIMAIASSRPVVLFAERALSAVASIGKRTPAAWWLSILIIAPLLGSFITEPAAMTIAALLLGHQFYQYNPTPTFKYATLGLLFVNVSVGGTLTHFAAPPVLMVAGEWGWNMPYMLEHFGWRAALGIVIATLVYFFVFRKNFASLTAKASEMAAEGTEEKEEPAPFWIIAVHLVFLAWTVFTLHHPALFIGSFLCFIAFTIATDHHQYAINLKGPLLVGFFLAGLVTHGGLQGWWIAPVLSALGEVPLFLGATCLTAFNDNAAITFLASQVPAFDQHLAADTAHALALQYAVVAGAVTGGGLTVIANAPNPAGQSILSKYFDGGVSPLKLLLSALFPTLVMIVVFMLLPHLR